The region TTTGATTACGATAATCATGCAGGTACCTTGCTGGCCGCTGAACACTGCCTGCAACAAGGGCTGACGCGGCTTGCCTATCTTGGCGGCAACGAGCCCTGCACGTATATCCTCGATCGTCGCCACGGCTTTATCGATGCCCTCACACAGCATCAACCGCCTATCGCGCCGACGATGCTGGCCGCGCTACCGATGACGCGTCGTGCCGGTTATCAGCAAACGCAGCGCTGGCTGGCGCAGGATATCGCGCCTCAAGCCATCATCACGGATTGTGCGCCGCTGGGTGAAGGCGCGGCCATCGCGCTGCAGCAGGCCGACCGTTTAAGCGGTGCGCGGGCGATCCCACTGTACGTCTATGATGGCTTGCCGCATGACTCCATTATCGATCAGCCGGTGAACGCGATTCTGCAACTATCGCAGCAGCGCATTGGCGAACGCGTGGCCGAGATGGTGCTGCAACTGCTGGAAGGTGCACCGCTCGAGGAACTCCAGACGCTGTGGCAACCGATGTTGCGCCTCACTTCTGATGCACAATGATTGCGTGTGCGCCGTGCTGTGGTAGTCTTCGCCTGATTTTATTATTCAGGTGTACGCAATGAAAACCAGGCCGCCACGAGCCACAATCAGTGACGTTGCCCGTACGGCAAAAACCGGTAAAACCAGCGTTTCCCGCTATCTCAATGGCGAAGTGAATCTGCTTTCGCCCGATCTCAAAGCCCGTATTGAACA is a window of Pantoea rwandensis DNA encoding:
- a CDS encoding LacI family DNA-binding transcriptional regulator, translating into MSLKAIAAALGLSVTTVSRALNGYDDVAAATRKRIEEEATSRGYRPNDAARRLKTGRANAVGLVFPVSTASLNDSYYSEMLLTLDQRLAQHDIDLMILPDKPQDKHRTLMRLLRSGALDALILTHTQPHDIRLQRLQQKGYRFLTLGRSQLPQPYAWFDYDNHAGTLLAAEHCLQQGLTRLAYLGGNEPCTYILDRRHGFIDALTQHQPPIAPTMLAALPMTRRAGYQQTQRWLAQDIAPQAIITDCAPLGEGAAIALQQADRLSGARAIPLYVYDGLPHDSIIDQPVNAILQLSQQRIGERVAEMVLQLLEGAPLEELQTLWQPMLRLTSDAQ